The Acidobacteriota bacterium DNA window CGACGTGCGCTGCCCCCATTGCGGCTCGGAGAAGGTGGATCGTGAGTTCTCGACCTTCGCCAGCGCCGGGTCACCGGGTCACGCCGGATGCGCATCCGGTCCCATCGGCTGAGCCTGATCCCGGGGGCGGAGTTGCCGCCCCATCCACCGACGGCCACCGTCCGGTCCGGCGCGGCGTGTTCACTGCGCGCCGGATCAATTTTCTTGCGGGTCCCGCGGCCGGCCGGAGCCGCCGACCGCTTCGCACTTGCGCGCGCTTCCACCCTGGGATAGACTGGAACGATCTCGGGTGCAGGAGACCCCGGCGTGGCGGAACGAACGTCGTACCGCTGGATCTGGATCGACCCCATCATCATCACCTTCACCGGGCTGATGTCGTGCCTGTCGGTGATCATGTCGCTGTTCGACGGCAGCGGGGTGAAGCAGCATTGGTGCGCCCGGACGTGGGCCCGCTTCATCCTCTGGATCAGCCGTGCTCGCGTCACCACTGTCGGCGTGGAGCACATTCCCCTCAACCGGCCGTGCGTTTTCGCCTCCAACCACCAGAGCTTCTTCGACATCTGGACGCTGCTGGCGCACCTCCCGGTCCAGTTTCGGTTCGCCGCCAAGGAGTCGCTCTTCCGCGTCCCGTTCCTCGGCTGGCACCTGCGCCGGAGCGGCAACATCCCCGTGCATCGCGGCGAGCCGCGCAAGGCGCTCCGCAGCATCCGCGACGGCGCACGCAGGATCGCCGGCGGCGTCAGCGTGCTCGTGTTCCCCGAAGGGCAGCGCAATCCCGAGGGTGTGATTCTGCCCTTCAAGAAGGGGGTACTGCTCATCGCCATCTACGCCCAGGCGCCCGTGGTGCCCATCGCCATTGCCGGCAGCCGGTTCCTGCTCCCCAAGGCCTCGATGCGCATCCAGCCGGGCGACATCCACATGACCGTGCTGCCGCCCATCGAGACGACAGGTCTCACCACCCGCGATGCGGAAGAGCTGGCCGAGCGCGTCCGCGCCGCGATGCTCTCGGTGTACACCCAGCCCGGGCCGGCGCCACATGATGCCTGAACCCCTCCGACCCTACGAACCGTCGGGTGTCGACCCGGTCCTGTTCGGGGCCGCGGGTCGCATCGTGGCGACGCTGCACGCGGCCGGCTTCACGGCCTATTTCGCCGGTGGATGTATCCGCGACCTGTTGCTCGGCCGCCCCGTCCAGGATGTCGACATCGCCACCGACGCCGTGCCGGCGGAGATCCAGCGCCTCTTCCCCGACCACCGCGCCGTGGGTGCGCAGTTCGGCGTCATCCTGGTGAAGCTGGATGGCATTCCGTTCGAGGTCGCCACGTTCCGCGCCGACCTGGCCTACCGCGACGGGCGGCATCCCGAAGGGATCCGCTTCAGCACACCGGCCGAGGACGCGCGCCGCCGCGACTTCACTGTCAACGGCCTGTTCTACGATCCCCGCCGGCGGGTCATCATCGACTACGTCGGCGGCGAAGCCGACCTGGCAGCCCGGTGCATCCGGACGATCGGCGCGCCGGATGACCGCTTCAGCGAAGACCACCTCCGGCTCATGCGGGCCGTCCGGTTTGCCGCCGGTCTGGGATTCACCATCGATACGGCCACGTGGGAGTCTCTGCGACGATTGGCGCCCGCCATCCACCGGGTGGCGCCCGAACGCATCCGGGAGGAACTCCTCAAAGGCCTCACCCGCCGGGGAGCCGACACTGCGCTCGACCTGCTGGAACGCTCCGGACTGCTCGCCGCCATCCTGCCGGAGGCGAGCG harbors:
- a CDS encoding zinc ribbon domain-containing protein, with the translated sequence MPLYEYFCRECRKTFEALRRLSDDDADVRCPHCGSEKVDREFSTFASAGSPGHAGCASGPIG
- a CDS encoding 1-acyl-sn-glycerol-3-phosphate acyltransferase gives rise to the protein MAERTSYRWIWIDPIIITFTGLMSCLSVIMSLFDGSGVKQHWCARTWARFILWISRARVTTVGVEHIPLNRPCVFASNHQSFFDIWTLLAHLPVQFRFAAKESLFRVPFLGWHLRRSGNIPVHRGEPRKALRSIRDGARRIAGGVSVLVFPEGQRNPEGVILPFKKGVLLIAIYAQAPVVPIAIAGSRFLLPKASMRIQPGDIHMTVLPPIETTGLTTRDAEELAERVRAAMLSVYTQPGPAPHDA
- a CDS encoding CCA tRNA nucleotidyltransferase produces the protein MPEPLRPYEPSGVDPVLFGAAGRIVATLHAAGFTAYFAGGCIRDLLLGRPVQDVDIATDAVPAEIQRLFPDHRAVGAQFGVILVKLDGIPFEVATFRADLAYRDGRHPEGIRFSTPAEDARRRDFTVNGLFYDPRRRVIIDYVGGEADLAARCIRTIGAPDDRFSEDHLRLMRAVRFAAGLGFTIDTATWESLRRLAPAIHRVAPERIREELLKGLTRRGADTALDLLERSGLLAAILPEASAMVGIPQPETYHPEGDVFTHVRAMFAAADYPLPGALAMGILLHDIAKPPTFRIRDRIRFHGHVELGVALSRRIMERLRFAREETERVSALVASHLQFMHVQEMRPSRLKRFLRMDDFDLHLELHRLDCLGSHRLLDHHTFCREQLAALGTAAISPPPLLTGRDLIELGFQPGPQFKTILHEVETLQLEDRLTTREAALEHVRRRYRSAGH